A region of the Anaerolineae bacterium genome:
CTGGAAAAGGTCGCCCGGATGGCGCACCCGGCTCCAGGAAAGCTCCGAGATATGTACCAGGCCCTCCAGCTCCCCGACCTGGACGAAGATGCCGAAATCGCGCACCGCGGTGACGATGCCGCGACAGCGAGCGCCCGGTGCCAGCGCCGGCGCACCGCCGGTCGTCTGACCGGCCGGCCCCAGCGCCTCCCGTTCGGAGAGCACCAGCCGATCGCGGGCCGGGTCCACTTCGATCACGCACAGGTTGAGGTGAGTGCCCACGCGCCCGGCCAGGTAGGCGTTGCGTTCATCCAGCTCGGCCGAGCGGGGCATGCCGATAAGGTGCGAGGCCGGCACAAAGGCTTGTTTGTTTCCCCACTGCACCAGCAGGCCGCCGCGGTTGTACCCGATGGCCGGCAGTTGGATCACCCGCTTCTCCCGCATGTAGTCCGCGGCAACCTGCCAGATGTTTTCTGCGGTGACACTGCTGACAGCGGCGGGGGGCGGGTCGGTTGTCGCTTCGGTGACGTTCTCCACCTCTTCCGCGTTCAGCGGTTCCTCGTCCCAGCCGGCGGCCGGCGCATCGGTGCGCCATACATCCACATTGACCGCCTCGCCCTGTTCCATGACCACCCGCCAGTATTCCTCATCCCATTCCATCTCTAATGGATGTCCACTCATCGCACACCCTCTCCGTACCTCACACCCGACCGATGTCCAGATGACTGTCCTGCCCGATCCATCATGCTCTACCGCCGGCGCGCCGG
Encoded here:
- a CDS encoding 30S ribosomal protein S1 gives rise to the protein MSGHPLEMEWDEEYWRVVMEQGEAVNVDVWRTDAPAAGWDEEPLNAEEVENVTEATTDPPPAAVSSVTAENIWQVAADYMREKRVIQLPAIGYNRGGLLVQWGNKQAFVPASHLIGMPRSAELDERNAYLAGRVGTHLNLCVIEVDPARDRLVLSEREALGPAGQTTGGAPALAPGARCRGIVTAVRDFGIFVQVGELEGLVHISELSWSRVRHPGDLFQ